In a genomic window of Jaculus jaculus isolate mJacJac1 chromosome 8, mJacJac1.mat.Y.cur, whole genome shotgun sequence:
- the Pfdn4 gene encoding prefoldin subunit 4 isoform X2, whose product MAATMKKAAAEDVNVTFEDQQKINKFARNTSRITELKEEIEVKKKQLQNLEDACDDILLAGDDCLMIPYQIGDVFISHSQEETQEMLEEAKKNLQEEIDTLESRVASIQRVLADLKVQLYAKFGSNINLEADES is encoded by the exons GCTGCAGAGGATGTCAATGTTACTTTTGAAGatcaacagaaaataaacaaatttgcaCGGAACACAAGTAGAATCACAGAGCTGAAGGAAGAAATAGAAGTAAAAAAG AAGCAGCTCCAGAACCTCGAAGATGCCTGTGACGACATCCTGCTTGCCGGTGACGACTGCTTGATGATTCCGTATCAGATTGGAGATGTTTTCATCAGCCACTCTCAAGAAGAAACCCAGGAAATGTTAGAAGAAGCAAAG aaaaactTGCAAGAAGAAATCGACACCTTAGAATCCAGGGTGGCATCAATTCAGCGGGTCTTAGCAGATTTGAAAGTTCAGTTATATGCAAAATTTGGCAGCAACATAAACCTTGAAGCTGATGAGAGTTAA